In one Pseudobacteroides sp. genomic region, the following are encoded:
- a CDS encoding transposase: MKKTRRKFSAEFKAKVAIEALKEIKSVSELAQLYQVHPNMITHWKKEFLSRAEKVFEAGKDESDEIKKLKKENEDLIHQIGQLTVDINWLKKKVL; the protein is encoded by the coding sequence ATGAAAAAAACGAGACGTAAATTCAGCGCTGAGTTCAAAGCAAAAGTAGCCATTGAGGCACTCAAAGAAATCAAGTCAGTATCAGAGTTAGCCCAACTGTATCAGGTTCATCCCAATATGATAACGCATTGGAAGAAAGAGTTTCTTTCGCGTGCGGAAAAGGTTTTTGAAGCAGGCAAGGATGAGTCGGATGAAATCAAAAAATTAAAAAAGGAAAACGAAGATTTAATCCACCAGATCGGACAGCTAACAGTCGATATAAACTGGTTAAAAAAAAAGGTTCTATGA